One Lepisosteus oculatus isolate fLepOcu1 chromosome 13, fLepOcu1.hap2, whole genome shotgun sequence genomic region harbors:
- the cep19 gene encoding centrosomal protein of 19 kDa, protein MTYTAKKCGVRFTPPAIVLIYEDAVTQKARKRIMPVRSFSKFSDCSKAAERLKNNVRHSAYLQDVSMRQMERLHVILRDRLLGRTLEQSLASLRLDPNEDLNKLGDEELSRKKARMDQLFEQNRKKKDDPDFVYDVQVDFPQDERLETCSWDEEESDGGF, encoded by the exons ATGACTTACACGGCCAAGAAGTGCGGGGTCCGGTTCACCCCCCCAGCCATCGTGCTGATTTATGAAGACGCAGTAACGCAGAAGGCGCGGAAGCGGATCATGCCCGTTCGGAGCTTCTCGAAGTTCTCAG ACTGCAGCAAGGCAGCAGAGCGGCTGAAAAACAACGTGCGGCATAGCGCCTACCTGCAGGACGTGTCCATGAGGCAGATGGAGAGGCTTCATGTGATCCTGCGAGACCGATTGCTGGGCCGCACTCTGGAGCAGAGCCTAGCCTCGCTGCGCCTGGACCCCAACGAAGACCTGAATAAGCTTGGCGACGAGGAACTGTCCAGGAAGAAGGCCCGGATGGATCAGCTCTTTGAACAGAACCGCAAAAAGAAGGATGACCCAGACTTCGTGTACGACGTGCAGGTGGATTTCCCACAGGATGAGCGCCTGGAGACGTGCAGCTGGGATGAAGAGGAATCGGATGGAGGGTTTTAG
- the ing5a gene encoding inhibitor of growth protein 5a isoform X2: MRELDNRTEEKKAEIDQLAAEYIANVRNLASEQRVEHLQKIHSAYNKCKEYSDDKVQLAMQTYEMVDKHIRRLDADLARFEADLKEKLEVSGYESPDGRGLKKGRSQKDKRGSRGRGRKGSDDDSPKKKKMKNSPDYNDSILAVHPSDVLDMPVDPNEPTYCLCHQVSYGEMIGCDNPDCPIEWFHFACVDLTTKPKGKWYCPRCIQDRKKK; encoded by the exons AAAAGAAGGCAGAAATAGACCAGTTGGCTGCAGAATACATTGCAAATGTGAGGAACCTGGCTTCAGAGCAGAGAGTGGAGCACTTACAGAAGATTCATTCAGCCTATAACAAATGCAAAGAATACAGTGATGACAAGGTTCAGCTTGCCATGCAGACATACGAAATg GTGGATAAGCACATTCGGAGGCTGGATGCAGACCTTGCCCGCTTCGAGGCAGACCTGAAGGAGAAGCTGGAAGTGAGCGGCTATGAGAGTCCTGATGGAAGAGGCCTAAAGA AGGGCAGGAGTCAAAAGGACAAGAGGGGGTCGAGGGGCAGAGGTAGGAAGGGATCTGATGATGACTCccccaagaagaaaaaaatgaagaacag CCCAGACTACAATGATTCTATTCTAGCTGTGCATCCTTCTGACGTCTTGGATATGCCTGTTGATCCCAATGAGCCTACTTACTGTCTGTGTCACCAAGTGTCATATGGAGAAATGATTGGATGTGATAACCCGGAT TGTCCAATAGAGTGGTTTCACTTTGCTTGTGTTGATCTTACTACAAAGCCAAAAGGGAAGTG GTATTGTCCTCGCTGTATCcaggacagaaagaaaaaatga